One genomic segment of Actinoplanes ianthinogenes includes these proteins:
- a CDS encoding sensor domain-containing phosphodiesterase, with protein sequence MRVAETLSLDEVLRDGLHCVYQPFVDVDSGAVLAFEALLRGPAGTAWQSPMALLDAARQAGRLADLERASLRASLADAAAFTQGRPVTLFVNLEPSTLTQRPDVVLDALRDRAPHVQVVVEITERALAEDLAAVLRGAEQLRAAGCAIALDDVGVHPESLAFIPLLRPEVVKLDLKLLRTVKDPLTVTVAGAVRAYAEQAGAEVVAEGIETPEDLTRALVLGATLGQGWLWSRGERHFTPSTFRPERFAARPIGATLRTTPYGLIGAGRHIRHAPKHLLVPVSKTLELMAQQATVPPVLFAAFEHAQFFRPSTTRRFTELAAKLPFVAALGVQMPAAPAPGVRGASLSPQDPLATEWTVVVLGAHTAAALMARDLGDTGPDPDRQFEFVVTYDRTLVTAAAHAMIGRLTTP encoded by the coding sequence ATGAGGGTCGCCGAAACGCTCAGCCTGGACGAGGTGCTGCGAGACGGCTTGCACTGCGTGTATCAGCCGTTCGTCGACGTGGACTCCGGGGCGGTGCTGGCCTTCGAGGCGCTGTTGCGCGGGCCCGCCGGCACCGCCTGGCAGTCGCCGATGGCCCTGCTCGACGCCGCCCGCCAGGCCGGACGGCTCGCTGACCTGGAACGCGCCTCGCTGCGCGCGTCGCTCGCCGACGCCGCGGCGTTCACGCAGGGCCGCCCTGTCACGCTCTTCGTCAACCTGGAACCGAGCACGCTGACCCAGCGCCCGGACGTCGTCCTCGACGCGCTGCGCGACCGGGCCCCGCACGTCCAGGTGGTCGTCGAGATCACCGAGCGGGCGCTGGCCGAGGACCTGGCCGCCGTGCTGCGTGGCGCCGAGCAGCTGCGCGCCGCGGGCTGCGCGATCGCCCTGGACGACGTGGGCGTGCACCCGGAGTCGCTGGCGTTCATCCCGCTGCTGCGCCCGGAAGTGGTCAAGCTCGACCTGAAGCTGCTGCGCACGGTCAAGGATCCGCTGACCGTGACGGTGGCCGGGGCGGTACGCGCGTACGCCGAACAGGCCGGCGCCGAGGTGGTCGCCGAGGGCATCGAGACGCCGGAGGACCTGACCCGGGCGCTGGTGCTGGGCGCCACGCTGGGGCAGGGCTGGCTGTGGAGCCGTGGCGAGCGGCACTTCACGCCGTCGACGTTCCGGCCGGAACGGTTCGCCGCGCGCCCGATCGGCGCCACCCTGCGGACCACGCCGTACGGGCTGATCGGCGCCGGCCGGCACATCCGGCACGCGCCCAAGCACCTGCTGGTGCCGGTGTCCAAGACGCTTGAGCTGATGGCGCAGCAGGCCACCGTGCCGCCGGTGCTGTTCGCCGCGTTCGAGCACGCGCAGTTCTTCCGCCCGTCGACCACCCGCCGATTCACCGAACTCGCCGCCAAGCTGCCGTTCGTCGCCGCGCTCGGCGTCCAGATGCCGGCGGCGCCCGCTCCCGGGGTGCGCGGCGCCTCGCTGTCCCCGCAGGATCCGCTGGCCACCGAGTGGACCGTCGTGGTGCTCGGCGCGCACACCGCGGCCGCGCTGATGGCCCGCGACCTGGGCGACACCGGACCGGATCCGGACCGCCAGTTCGAGTTCGTGGTCACCTACGACCGGACGCTGGTCACCGCCGCCGCGCACGCGATGATCGGCCGCCTCACCACACCGTGA
- a CDS encoding TetR/AcrR family transcriptional regulator, translating to MTSSPEPVRRPVWSRPARGTRGPAPAHSRDEIVAAAIAMADADGIGAVSMRAVATALGTGAGSLYRYLTARDDLLDLMADQVAGELAPFPAAGGDWLDGMLLMARGQLDLYRRHPWLVEVLPRPTALGPNSLAWFDHCLAILHPVPSATTAKFEAIAMMTGVVSLFARSESAAPPPGFDGIDMTAYPHLIAAFTAPPSPRRDLFDVTVRSVLRGLLSQD from the coding sequence GTGACGTCATCCCCGGAGCCAGTGCGCCGGCCGGTGTGGTCCCGCCCGGCTCGCGGGACGCGTGGGCCGGCGCCGGCACATTCGCGGGACGAGATCGTGGCCGCGGCGATCGCGATGGCGGACGCCGACGGCATCGGCGCGGTCTCGATGCGGGCCGTCGCCACCGCGCTCGGCACCGGCGCCGGCTCGCTGTACCGCTACCTGACCGCCCGCGACGACCTGCTCGACCTGATGGCCGACCAGGTCGCGGGGGAGTTGGCGCCGTTCCCGGCCGCCGGCGGCGACTGGCTGGACGGGATGCTGCTGATGGCCCGGGGGCAGCTCGACCTGTACCGGCGGCATCCGTGGCTGGTCGAGGTCCTGCCCCGGCCCACCGCCCTCGGCCCGAACTCGCTGGCCTGGTTCGACCACTGCCTGGCGATCCTGCACCCGGTGCCGTCCGCGACCACCGCCAAGTTCGAGGCGATCGCGATGATGACCGGCGTGGTGTCGCTGTTCGCGCGCAGCGAGTCCGCCGCCCCGCCGCCCGGCTTCGACGGCATCGACATGACGGCGTACCCGCATCTGATCGCCGCCTTCACCGCCCCGCCCTCACCCCGGCGCGACCTGTTCGACGTGACCGTGCGCAGTGTCCTGCGTGGACTCCTGAGCCAGGATTGA
- a CDS encoding carbohydrate ABC transporter permease produces MVADQVRAEGGVQTPPPARPRRRGIGWAQRLEILVLSGPAILVFCTFVILPVLLAGYYGFYKWKGFGPPTNFVGLENYRTILQDQAFREALEHNGLIVVLSLVLQGPIAIGLAMLLNRKMRGRSVIRVLIFVPYVIAEVIVGTAWALLLQTNGAVNDVLKSIGLDWLAQDWLANPKLAIWTLLLILTWKYIGFAVILFLAGMQNIPEELAEAAAVDGASFWQTQLRITLPLLGPTIRIWGFLSIIGALQLFDLVYIIWGQYVASTAGTSTMVTYLVNEGRNAGNYGYGSAVAVVLFIISMVIALVYQRFVLRRDTDGALTGGR; encoded by the coding sequence ATGGTCGCCGACCAGGTCCGTGCCGAGGGTGGCGTGCAGACGCCGCCCCCGGCACGTCCCCGCCGGCGCGGCATCGGCTGGGCGCAGCGGCTGGAGATCCTGGTGCTGTCCGGCCCGGCGATCCTGGTGTTCTGCACCTTCGTGATCCTGCCGGTGCTGCTGGCCGGGTACTACGGCTTCTACAAGTGGAAGGGCTTCGGGCCGCCCACCAACTTCGTCGGCCTGGAGAACTACCGGACCATCCTGCAGGACCAGGCGTTCCGCGAGGCGCTCGAGCACAACGGCCTGATCGTCGTCCTCTCGCTGGTCCTGCAGGGCCCGATCGCGATCGGCCTGGCCATGCTGCTCAACCGGAAGATGCGTGGCCGCTCGGTGATCCGGGTGCTGATCTTCGTCCCGTATGTGATCGCCGAGGTCATCGTCGGCACCGCCTGGGCGCTGCTGCTGCAGACCAACGGCGCGGTCAACGACGTACTGAAATCGATCGGTCTCGACTGGCTGGCGCAGGACTGGCTGGCCAACCCGAAACTCGCGATCTGGACCCTGCTGCTGATCCTGACCTGGAAGTACATCGGCTTCGCGGTGATCCTCTTCCTGGCCGGCATGCAGAACATCCCGGAGGAACTGGCCGAGGCGGCCGCGGTGGACGGCGCGTCCTTCTGGCAGACCCAGCTCCGGATCACCCTGCCGCTGCTCGGGCCGACCATCCGGATCTGGGGCTTCCTGTCGATCATCGGCGCGCTGCAGCTCTTCGACCTGGTCTACATCATCTGGGGCCAGTACGTGGCGTCCACCGCCGGCACCTCGACGATGGTCACCTACCTGGTCAACGAGGGCCGCAACGCCGGCAACTACGGCTACGGCAGCGCCGTCGCGGTCGTGCTGTTCATCATCTCGATGGTCATCGCGCTGGTGTACCAACGTTTCGTTCTGCGCCGGGACACCGACGGCGCGCTCACCGGAGGACGGTAG
- a CDS encoding MarR family winged helix-turn-helix transcriptional regulator, producing MSTNSPASGVRWLSPDEERAWRAFLRVMVAVRTGMARDLAAIDLSEPDYEVLSTLSEQPGHTSTLGEQADKMGWSRSRLSRHATRMEARGLLRREPDPADGRGCLLVLTADGLGTLTDAAPAHLASVRHHFIDRLTADDLAAVERIAQRLEAPGPDAAG from the coding sequence ATGTCAACGAATTCTCCGGCGAGCGGCGTGCGCTGGCTGAGTCCGGACGAGGAGCGGGCCTGGCGTGCCTTCCTGCGGGTGATGGTCGCCGTGCGGACCGGCATGGCCCGAGACCTGGCCGCCATCGACCTCTCCGAGCCCGACTACGAGGTGCTCAGCACCCTGTCCGAGCAGCCCGGCCACACCAGCACGCTGGGGGAGCAGGCCGACAAGATGGGCTGGTCGCGCAGCCGGCTGTCCCGGCACGCCACCCGCATGGAGGCGCGTGGCCTCCTGCGGCGCGAGCCCGACCCGGCCGACGGCCGCGGCTGCCTGCTCGTGCTCACCGCGGACGGCCTGGGGACGCTGACCGATGCGGCGCCGGCCCATCTCGCCTCGGTGCGGCACCACTTCATCGATCGGCTCACCGCCGACGACCTCGCCGCCGTCGAACGGATCGCCCAGCGCCTCGAGGCACCCGGACCCGATGCTGCCGGCTGA
- a CDS encoding carbohydrate ABC transporter permease: MAAKKDSTWGSPIVYLGALLLIGVMLGPVLYIIVGGFRTNSQITTDPAALPDPWVLGNYTTVLASSGFWRQVGNSTVVAIATTIGVVLLGVMASYVLARYRFRGRGAMYALFAAGLMFPASVAITPLYILVKLMGLVNTLPGVILPQIAFALPTTVIILVPFLQAIPKEIEEAAAIDRCSRLGFFWRMVLPLSVPGLITTGILAFINSWNSYLLPLFILNDQDSFTLPLGVQAFVSQYSVDTAKVLAFTSLSMIPALIFFSLFERRIVGGLTGAVKG; the protein is encoded by the coding sequence ATGGCCGCCAAGAAGGACAGCACCTGGGGCAGTCCGATCGTCTACCTGGGCGCCCTGCTGCTGATCGGCGTGATGCTGGGGCCGGTGCTCTACATCATCGTGGGCGGGTTCCGGACCAACTCGCAGATCACCACCGACCCGGCCGCCCTGCCCGACCCGTGGGTGCTGGGCAACTACACCACCGTGCTGGCCAGCAGCGGCTTCTGGCGCCAGGTCGGCAACTCGACGGTGGTGGCGATCGCCACCACGATCGGGGTGGTCCTGCTCGGCGTGATGGCGAGCTACGTGCTGGCCCGCTACCGGTTCCGCGGGCGGGGTGCGATGTACGCGCTGTTCGCCGCCGGGCTGATGTTCCCGGCCTCGGTCGCCATCACCCCGCTTTACATCCTGGTGAAGCTGATGGGACTGGTGAACACCCTGCCCGGCGTGATCCTGCCGCAGATCGCGTTCGCGCTGCCCACCACGGTCATCATCCTGGTCCCGTTCCTGCAGGCGATCCCGAAGGAGATCGAGGAGGCGGCGGCCATCGACAGGTGCAGCCGGCTCGGGTTCTTCTGGCGGATGGTGCTGCCGCTGTCGGTGCCCGGGCTGATCACCACCGGGATCCTGGCCTTCATCAACAGCTGGAACAGCTACCTGCTGCCGCTGTTCATCCTCAACGACCAGGACAGTTTCACCCTGCCACTGGGCGTGCAGGCGTTCGTCTCGCAGTACTCGGTCGACACCGCGAAGGTGCTGGCGTTCACCTCGCTGTCGATGATCCCGGCACTGATCTTCTTCAGCCTCTTCGAGCGCCGCATCGTCGGCGGGCTGACCGGCGCGGTCAAGGGGTGA
- a CDS encoding NAD(P)H-dependent oxidoreductase, with product MNGALKDLAVTTLEAAGHEVRVSDLYAMNWKAVVDAADFGEHATDPLRVIPSSGGAYQAGALTPDVTAEQEKLLWADTIVFQFPMWWYTMPAILKGWVDRVFSFRFAYGVGVHDETRYGERFGEGTLHGRRAILSVTVGGPESHYTDRGINGPIEDLLFPIHHGILWYPGVEVLPPFVVYGTDSITGDAFERATKMWRERLLALETTEPIAFRRQNFGDYEIPSLRLKPGLELPGRTGFGLHVRG from the coding sequence CTGAACGGCGCGCTGAAGGACCTCGCCGTGACCACCCTCGAAGCCGCCGGGCACGAGGTGCGGGTGAGCGACCTGTACGCCATGAACTGGAAGGCGGTCGTCGACGCGGCCGACTTCGGCGAGCACGCCACCGACCCGTTGCGGGTGATCCCGAGCTCGGGCGGCGCCTACCAGGCCGGCGCGCTCACCCCGGACGTGACGGCCGAGCAGGAGAAGTTGCTGTGGGCCGACACGATCGTCTTCCAGTTCCCGATGTGGTGGTACACGATGCCGGCCATCCTCAAGGGCTGGGTCGACCGGGTGTTCTCGTTCCGCTTCGCGTACGGCGTCGGCGTGCACGACGAGACCCGTTACGGCGAGCGTTTCGGCGAGGGCACGCTGCACGGGCGCCGGGCGATCCTGTCGGTGACCGTCGGCGGCCCGGAGTCGCATTACACCGACCGCGGCATCAACGGCCCGATCGAGGACCTGCTGTTCCCGATCCACCACGGCATCCTGTGGTACCCGGGCGTCGAGGTGCTGCCCCCGTTCGTCGTGTACGGCACCGACTCCATCACCGGCGACGCGTTCGAGCGCGCCACGAAGATGTGGAGGGAGCGCCTGCTCGCACTGGAGACGACCGAGCCGATCGCGTTCCGGCGGCAGAACTTCGGCGACTACGAGATCCCGTCCCTGCGCCTGAAGCCGGGCCTGGAGCTACCCGGGCGTACCGGCTTCGGACTGCACGTGCGTGGCTGA
- a CDS encoding XRE family transcriptional regulator, translating into MPGGFEGGHGEVLQRAVQRTRLDPSAVGIPAGSRRRVAGLRRKEVAHLSGVSVRTERDHLLRLARRRRRRAKSPSGRPRPEVLRVLDLVAGAPALIMDHRLTVVAGNRLAGLLYGREMPGLNTARHLFLEEAERGLYADSEKCTLDVVGHLRLAVGKFPDDAGLASLIGELAMGSERFRRLWARADVRARAHGRKAYRHPLVGLLELHQENFALPDESGMELLVLSAPAGSPAEDGLRLLGALGSEAGQARPVRNAS; encoded by the coding sequence GTGCCCGGCGGCTTCGAGGGTGGTCACGGCGAGGTCCTTCAGCGCGCCGTTCAGCGAACGCGGCTCGACCCGTCCGCGGTCGGCATCCCGGCCGGCAGCCGGCGGCGGGTCGCCGGGCTGCGGCGTAAGGAGGTCGCGCACCTGTCCGGGGTCAGCGTCCGGACCGAGCGCGACCACCTGCTCCGGCTCGCCCGCCGGCGCCGCCGCCGCGCCAAGTCCCCGAGTGGGCGCCCGCGTCCAGAGGTGTTGCGCGTCCTCGACCTGGTGGCCGGCGCCCCTGCGCTGATCATGGACCATCGGCTGACCGTGGTCGCCGGCAACCGCCTGGCCGGCCTTCTCTACGGCCGGGAGATGCCGGGCTTGAACACCGCCCGGCACCTCTTCCTCGAGGAGGCCGAGCGGGGCCTCTACGCCGACTCGGAGAAGTGCACGCTGGACGTGGTCGGCCATCTGCGGCTGGCCGTCGGGAAGTTTCCGGATGACGCGGGGCTCGCCTCCCTGATCGGCGAACTGGCGATGGGCAGCGAACGCTTCCGCCGCCTCTGGGCGCGGGCGGACGTGCGGGCCCGCGCGCACGGCCGCAAGGCGTACCGGCACCCGCTGGTCGGACTGCTGGAACTGCACCAGGAGAACTTCGCCCTGCCCGACGAGTCGGGCATGGAGCTGCTGGTCCTGTCGGCGCCGGCCGGCAGCCCCGCCGAGGACGGACTGCGCCTGCTGGGGGCACTCGGCAGCGAAGCGGGACAGGCCAGGCCGGTCAGGAATGCCTCATAG
- a CDS encoding dihydrofolate reductase family protein: protein MSKVRVHNLAVSLDGFATGEGQSLQTPFGHAGGRLMQWFFGTRTFQSMNGEDGGSEGVDNAFAAAWGPGIGAEIMGRNKFGPQRGAWQDEEWKGWWGENPPFHTPVFVLTHHPRPTLEMAGGTTFHFVDASPAEALAMAREAAGGLDVRIGGGPSTVRQFLEADLVDHLHVVLVPILLGRGVRLWDGLESLEDRFTVEPVTTPSGVTHLTFTRR from the coding sequence ATGTCGAAGGTACGGGTGCACAACCTCGCGGTTTCGCTGGACGGGTTCGCCACCGGGGAGGGACAGAGCCTCCAGACGCCGTTCGGGCATGCGGGTGGGCGGCTCATGCAGTGGTTCTTCGGGACCCGGACGTTCCAGTCGATGAACGGCGAAGACGGCGGCAGCGAGGGTGTCGACAACGCGTTCGCGGCGGCCTGGGGGCCGGGGATCGGCGCGGAGATCATGGGCCGCAACAAGTTCGGGCCGCAGCGTGGGGCGTGGCAGGACGAGGAGTGGAAGGGCTGGTGGGGCGAGAACCCGCCGTTCCACACGCCGGTCTTCGTGCTGACCCATCATCCGCGGCCGACGCTGGAGATGGCGGGCGGCACCACCTTCCACTTCGTCGACGCGAGCCCGGCCGAGGCGCTGGCGATGGCGCGCGAGGCGGCCGGTGGGCTGGACGTACGCATCGGGGGTGGTCCGAGCACGGTCCGGCAGTTCCTCGAGGCGGATCTGGTCGACCATCTGCACGTCGTGCTGGTGCCGATCCTGCTGGGCCGGGGGGTGCGTCTCTGGGACGGGCTGGAGAGCCTGGAGGACCGGTTCACGGTGGAGCCGGTGACCACGCCGAGTGGCGTCACCCATCTGACCTTCACCCGGCGATAG
- a CDS encoding extracellular catalytic domain type 1 short-chain-length polyhydroxyalkanoate depolymerase, whose translation MRRHWRTLLSALAAVVAGLVATTVLLPASPASAAALTEVTGFGTNPTGIRMYLYVPDRLPTKPAVLVAVHYCTGSGPAFYSGTEFKSLADQYGFIVIYPSTVRTGNCWDVSSAGALTHNGNSDPVGITSMVKYVQQKYGTDTDRTFVTGASSGAMMTNVLLADYPDVFAAGAAFSGVPDTCFQATAGNPADPSQQAGWNSACANGQVIKTAAQWGDAVRNSYPGYTGRRPRMQLWHGATDTTLHYNNFGEEIKQWTNVHGLGQTPVKTDTPQSGWTRTWYGDTSAQPPVQAISIAGVGHSLPMAGQAKMAISFFGLDGTTVPPSSPTPSAPSSSQPPVPSGCTATISLNSWTGGYVATVTVKAGSSAITGWTVTTTLPSGSAVTNSWSATGSGTTGTVTFTNVSYNGSVAAGASTQFGFQGTGTGPASATCVAR comes from the coding sequence ATGAGAAGACATTGGCGCACCCTGCTGTCCGCGCTGGCCGCGGTCGTCGCCGGGCTGGTGGCCACCACCGTGCTCCTCCCGGCGTCACCGGCCTCCGCGGCGGCGCTGACCGAGGTCACCGGGTTCGGCACCAACCCCACCGGCATCCGCATGTATCTGTACGTGCCCGACCGGCTGCCCACCAAGCCGGCGGTGCTGGTCGCCGTGCACTACTGCACCGGCTCGGGTCCGGCGTTCTACTCCGGCACCGAGTTCAAGTCCCTCGCCGACCAGTACGGCTTCATCGTCATCTATCCGTCGACGGTGCGTACCGGGAACTGCTGGGACGTCTCGTCGGCGGGCGCGCTGACCCACAACGGCAACAGCGACCCGGTCGGCATCACCTCGATGGTCAAGTACGTGCAGCAGAAGTACGGCACCGACACGGACCGCACGTTCGTCACCGGCGCCTCGTCCGGCGCGATGATGACCAACGTGCTGCTCGCCGACTACCCGGACGTGTTCGCCGCCGGCGCCGCCTTCTCGGGCGTGCCGGACACCTGCTTCCAGGCGACCGCGGGCAACCCGGCCGACCCGAGCCAGCAGGCCGGTTGGAACAGCGCCTGCGCGAACGGCCAGGTCATCAAGACCGCCGCCCAGTGGGGTGACGCGGTGCGCAACTCCTACCCCGGTTACACCGGGCGGCGTCCGCGCATGCAGCTGTGGCACGGCGCGACGGACACCACGCTGCACTACAACAACTTCGGCGAAGAGATCAAGCAGTGGACCAACGTGCACGGTCTCGGCCAGACACCGGTCAAGACGGACACGCCGCAGTCCGGGTGGACCCGCACCTGGTACGGCGACACCTCCGCGCAGCCGCCGGTCCAGGCGATCAGCATCGCCGGGGTCGGCCACTCGCTGCCGATGGCCGGGCAGGCCAAGATGGCGATCAGCTTCTTCGGACTGGACGGGACCACCGTCCCGCCGTCCTCGCCGACCCCGTCCGCACCGTCGTCCTCGCAGCCGCCGGTCCCGAGTGGTTGCACCGCGACGATCTCGCTGAACTCGTGGACCGGCGGTTACGTCGCCACGGTCACGGTCAAGGCGGGCTCGTCGGCGATCACCGGCTGGACCGTCACCACGACCCTGCCGTCCGGCTCGGCCGTCACCAACTCGTGGAGCGCGACCGGTAGCGGTACGACCGGGACGGTCACCTTCACCAACGTCAGCTACAACGGATCGGTGGCGGCCGGAGCCAGCACCCAGTTCGGCTTCCAGGGCACCGGGACCGGACCGGCGAGCGCCACCTGCGTCGCACGATGA
- a CDS encoding AAA family ATPase, with the protein MAPIVMGPPPHSEDPYTRMTSPRGIPVDQLVSVLQKEIRRGHVDNAVLAAYEMHCSGPDVAAHLWRRLRLIAVEDVGMGAPMAPVLLRELQSDYEAGGGTDGMQVVHAVRFLATAPKDRTSSEHADYVRTMVEAGRLVVTVPDYALCVHTRAGQEMGRGLPHWWRNGARVHDELASADHTYRKALIEMSSILAQESTQDTAHGHVEQVAPG; encoded by the coding sequence ATGGCGCCGATCGTGATGGGTCCGCCGCCGCACAGCGAGGATCCGTACACCCGGATGACGAGTCCCCGCGGGATCCCGGTGGATCAGCTCGTCTCGGTGTTGCAGAAGGAGATCCGGCGCGGCCACGTCGACAACGCGGTGCTGGCGGCGTACGAAATGCATTGCTCTGGCCCGGACGTCGCCGCCCACCTCTGGCGGAGGCTGCGTCTGATCGCGGTGGAGGACGTCGGGATGGGCGCGCCGATGGCGCCCGTGCTGCTGCGGGAGTTGCAGAGCGACTACGAGGCCGGCGGCGGCACCGACGGGATGCAGGTCGTGCACGCGGTCCGCTTCCTGGCGACAGCGCCGAAGGATCGGACCAGCTCCGAGCACGCCGACTACGTGCGGACCATGGTGGAGGCCGGGCGGCTGGTGGTGACGGTGCCGGACTATGCGCTGTGCGTGCACACGCGCGCCGGGCAGGAGATGGGCCGCGGGTTGCCGCACTGGTGGCGGAACGGGGCTCGGGTGCACGACGAGCTGGCGAGCGCGGATCACACGTACCGTAAGGCTTTGATCGAGATGAGCTCAATCCTGGCTCAGGAGTCCACGCAGGACACTGCGCACGGTCACGTCGAACAGGTCGCGCCGGGGTGA
- a CDS encoding TrmH family RNA methyltransferase, whose protein sequence is MHGANLGTLLRTCDAVGACLAVPPFGWVDEALARGNTLRQPTCVHRVGSPLRWLADERRAGAAVLGVELADEAVRLADLPPARRRTVMVLGHEATGIPPEALDLLDSAVEIPMVGTGSSLNVAVAGSLVLYKLAGLM, encoded by the coding sequence ATGCACGGCGCCAACCTCGGCACGCTGCTGCGCACCTGTGACGCCGTCGGCGCCTGCCTCGCCGTGCCCCCTTTCGGCTGGGTCGACGAGGCGCTCGCCCGGGGCAACACGCTGCGCCAGCCCACCTGCGTGCACCGCGTCGGCAGCCCGTTGCGCTGGCTGGCCGACGAGCGCAGGGCGGGCGCGGCGGTCCTGGGGGTGGAACTCGCCGACGAGGCGGTCCGGCTCGCCGACCTGCCACCGGCGCGCCGCCGCACGGTGATGGTCCTGGGGCACGAGGCCACCGGCATCCCGCCGGAGGCGCTGGACCTGCTCGACAGCGCGGTCGAGATCCCGATGGTCGGCACCGGCTCCAGCCTCAACGTGGCCGTCGCCGGCTCGCTGGTCCTCTACAAACTCGCCGGCCTCATGTAG
- a CDS encoding GNAT family N-acetyltransferase, whose protein sequence is MSTKPIRVLVLTTSTRPGALGPAVGRWLIDAITPRAAQLGAELVPVALSDLGLPFLDEEEHPSSGVYRNDHTRRWSEIVDAADGFIVLTPEYNFGMPATLKNALDYLSREWAWKPMGFVSYGNTSAGTRSVQHAKQVVTTLRLVPLGATVAIRIGDATENGRLRPDAGRDRAGVRLLDELVRVAQALRPMREPLRAGVVAGPVPGSYARQLTPDDAAEVTVLQRASWVDEAIVNDTLAIPPLHESLEEVADWLAAWQTTGVWRDGRLLGMVRVRRDGADLHLGRLAVVPDLRGQGVGRWLLRAAEAAAPPDVRRIVLFTGAKSLRNIDLYRSEGYVTVPAAGTGGITSLAKELSAT, encoded by the coding sequence ATGTCAACGAAACCGATCCGTGTCCTCGTGCTGACCACAAGCACCCGCCCCGGCGCGCTCGGCCCCGCCGTCGGCCGGTGGCTGATCGACGCGATCACCCCGCGGGCCGCTCAGCTCGGCGCCGAGCTCGTCCCGGTCGCCCTCAGCGACCTCGGCCTGCCGTTTCTGGACGAGGAGGAGCACCCGTCGTCGGGTGTCTACCGCAACGACCACACGCGCCGGTGGAGCGAGATCGTCGACGCGGCCGACGGCTTCATCGTCCTCACGCCGGAGTACAACTTCGGCATGCCGGCCACCCTCAAGAACGCGCTGGACTACCTCAGTCGTGAGTGGGCGTGGAAGCCGATGGGCTTCGTCAGCTACGGCAACACCTCGGCCGGCACCCGGTCGGTGCAGCACGCCAAGCAGGTGGTGACCACGCTGCGCCTGGTCCCGCTGGGCGCCACGGTCGCGATCCGCATCGGCGACGCGACCGAGAACGGCCGGCTGCGCCCCGACGCGGGCCGCGACCGGGCGGGCGTCCGGCTGCTGGACGAGCTGGTCCGGGTCGCCCAGGCCCTGCGCCCGATGCGCGAGCCCCTGCGGGCCGGCGTCGTGGCCGGACCGGTGCCGGGTTCCTACGCACGACAGCTGACGCCCGACGACGCCGCCGAGGTCACCGTGCTCCAGCGAGCTAGCTGGGTGGACGAGGCGATCGTGAACGACACGCTGGCCATCCCGCCCCTGCACGAGTCCCTGGAGGAGGTGGCCGACTGGCTGGCGGCCTGGCAGACCACCGGCGTCTGGCGCGACGGCCGGCTGCTCGGCATGGTGCGCGTCCGGCGCGACGGCGCCGACCTGCACCTGGGCCGCCTCGCCGTCGTGCCCGACCTGCGCGGCCAGGGCGTCGGCCGCTGGCTGCTGCGCGCCGCCGAGGCGGCCGCCCCGCCGGACGTCCGGCGGATCGTCCTGTTCACCGGCGCCAAGAGCCTGCGCAACATCGACCTCTACCGGAGCGAGGGCTACGTCACGGTGCCCGCCGCCGGCACCGGCGGCATCACCAGCCTCGCCAAGGAACTGTCCGCTACATGA